A window of Vicinamibacteria bacterium genomic DNA:
CGATGACGACTTCACGCACGAGCCGTCCGGTCTCGAGCACGAGCCGGTCGCGATCCTGGAGGGCCTCGGCACCGACCAGGCTCGCGATCTCCCGCGTCTCGCGCTCGCGGTGCAGGACGGAGAGTGTCTCGCCGCGAATCCTGGGCCAGTCGCTCCCCCCCTCACGAGCGAACCACGGCATGAGGAGCTCCGCGTAAAGGGAGAAGCTCGCCTCCCAGTCGACCGCGGGAAACTGCCTCTGATGGGCGAGCGCCGGGTCCAGCGCCCATAGGTTCCCGACGACGCGCAGCGCCGCCTGCGTCACCGGCTCGGAGAAGTCACCACCGGGCGGCGAAATCGCGCCGATGAAGGTGAGGGACCCTTCCCGTTCGGGTGTCCCCAGACACATCACTCGGCCGGTGCGCTCGTAGACTTTGCTCAGTCGATTCGCGAGATAGGTCGGGTAGCCCTCCTCACCCGGCATTTCCTGCAGGCGCGAGCCGATCTCGCGGAGAGCTTCGGCCCATCGCGACAGGCTGTCGGCCATCACCGCGACCCGGAGCCCGAGATCGCGATAGTACTCGCCGAGCGTCATGCCCAGATAGATCGAAGCCTCGCGAGCGGCGACCGGCATGTTCGAAGTGTTAACGACCATAATCGTTCGATCGAGGAGCGAACCTCCCGTCCTCGGATCGGAAAGGCGGGGAAGTTCTTCGAGAACGTCGGCGATCTCGTTGCCGCGCTCACCGCATCCGACGAAGATCACGATGTCGGCGTCGACGTACTTCGCCAGAGATTGTTCGATGACCGTCTTGCCGGTTCCGAATCCGCCAGGCACGGAGACGCTCCCGCCCTCGGCGACGGGAAAGAGAAAATCGAAGATGCGCTGGCCCGTGAGAAGCGGTCGATCTGGCGGAAGCCGCCGACTCACCGGCCGCGGCCGGCGTACCGGCCACTCGTGCGCGAGTCGGAGAGGCGCGCCGTCCTCGAGCTTCCCGATGACATCCACCACGTTGAACTCGCCGGGAACGAGCTCAGCAATCGTCCCGGCGACACCGGGCGGTACGACAACCGGGAGCATCATCCCTGTCCGCTCCTCGATGCGCCCAAGAACGTCACCCTGGGCCACCCGACAGCCCGCTTCGAGCGAGGGCACGAAGGAGAAGCGCCTGACAGGATCAAGGGTCGAAGCGACGACCCCGGGCGCGATGAAATCCCCTGACATTTCGGCCAGTCGAGCCAGTGGGCGACCGATGCCGTCGAGGATCGTACCGAGGAGACCGGGACCGAGCTGCGCCGTGAGCCCGCGACCGAGTGGCTCGATGGGCTCTCCGAGCTCGAGCCCCGCGGTCTCCTCGTAGACCTGCAGCGTCGCGCGCTCACCTTCGACTCGGATGACTTCGCCCAGGAGGCCCTTCCTCCCGACGCGTGCTAGCTCGTGGACGAAGACACCGGCGATGGGCTCGGCTTCGACGAGGGCGCCGGTCACGCGCGAGACGCGGGCATCGCTCATCGAAGCCTCACGCGATATCCAATGGCCCGGCTGAGGATCTCGACGAGGTGGGCCTCGGCTTCCTCAGCCGACTCGGTCCAGCTCGGTCCGGGAAAGGGCACGGTGATCGGCACCGGCCGCCGTTCGAGAGCACGCTTCGCCGTGTCCGAGAGGGCGTCGTAGAAAACGTCTTCCACGAGGAGAACACCGATGTCCGGGCGCGAAGCGAGCTCGACGATGAGCTCCGCACCCTCCCTCGGCGTGCTGGCCCGAGCAGTCGGGACGCCCGCGAGCGCGAGCCCGAGCGCGGTCTCGGGACGGCAGACGACACGAACCAGCGAGCTCACCGAACACTCACGAGGTCCTGCGCCGTCGGTGAAGCTCCGAAAGCCAGCGACCATGCGAGCTGTCTCAAGTCGATCGCCTCCGCCCTTACCCGTAGCACATGAGCAAAGATCGTCACGACCGACAGAGGCTCACGCCTCGCTCTCGAGACGTAAGAACGCAGCCGCTCGCGAAAGAGGACCAGCTCGATGTCCGAAAGCGAACGGCCGGACTCACGGAAAATCCGGGCGAAGGGTGTCGCCGCGAAGGCACCCGCGAGAGGCTCGAGGTTTCCCGAACGAGCCGCCTCGGAGAAGCGCTCGATGCCCAG
This region includes:
- a CDS encoding V-type ATP synthase subunit A, whose protein sequence is MSDARVSRVTGALVEAEPIAGVFVHELARVGRKGLLGEVIRVEGERATLQVYEETAGLELGEPIEPLGRGLTAQLGPGLLGTILDGIGRPLARLAEMSGDFIAPGVVASTLDPVRRFSFVPSLEAGCRVAQGDVLGRIEERTGMMLPVVVPPGVAGTIAELVPGEFNVVDVIGKLEDGAPLRLAHEWPVRRPRPVSRRLPPDRPLLTGQRIFDFLFPVAEGGSVSVPGGFGTGKTVIEQSLAKYVDADIVIFVGCGERGNEIADVLEELPRLSDPRTGGSLLDRTIMVVNTSNMPVAAREASIYLGMTLGEYYRDLGLRVAVMADSLSRWAEALREIGSRLQEMPGEEGYPTYLANRLSKVYERTGRVMCLGTPEREGSLTFIGAISPPGGDFSEPVTQAALRVVGNLWALDPALAHQRQFPAVDWEASFSLYAELLMPWFAREGGSDWPRIRGETLSVLHRERETREIASLVGAEALQDRDRLVLETGRLVREVVIGQNAFHPHDASSSVEKTHRLASLVLRFFHEAEGAVESGVPFDRLRRERVWEGLVSLRTAAPEDSEALAEAVRTAIDDMGADR
- a CDS encoding V-type ATPase subunit, with amino-acid sequence AMSGVRWRGRELREIAWETIDLENALAAIVVSRHASGVEPEICFIEGGRRLGIERFSEAARSGNLEPLAGAFAATPFARIFRESGRSLSDIELVLFRERLRSYVSRARREPLSVVTIFAHVLRVRAEAIDLRQLAWSLAFGASPTAQDLVSVR
- a CDS encoding V-type ATP synthase subunit F encodes the protein MSSLVRVVCRPETALGLALAGVPTARASTPREGAELIVELASRPDIGVLLVEDVFYDALSDTAKRALERRPVPITVPFPGPSWTESAEEAEAHLVEILSRAIGYRVRLR